Proteins from a single region of Gemmatirosa kalamazoonensis:
- a CDS encoding YybH family protein has translation MISRIHPMLVLACVACSQATTQRPATTSPSSATDADAIRQIYPAFVAAKLARDVERELSFVTDDAVYTPPGMPDVAGKAALRAWWTSREADDSLEVFDLDPGEIVVAGDLAYSRGTSTSRFRNRRTGQISNQAVRHLDILRRQPDGHWLISRHIRNSGTPTPR, from the coding sequence GTGATTTCTCGAATCCACCCGATGCTGGTTCTTGCCTGCGTTGCCTGCTCCCAGGCGACGACGCAACGACCCGCGACGACTTCGCCGAGTTCGGCGACAGACGCGGATGCCATCAGGCAGATTTACCCGGCCTTCGTCGCGGCGAAGCTTGCCCGGGATGTCGAGAGGGAATTGAGCTTCGTGACGGATGATGCCGTGTACACGCCGCCCGGCATGCCCGACGTTGCCGGGAAGGCCGCGCTGCGCGCGTGGTGGACATCGCGCGAAGCTGACGACTCGCTCGAGGTATTCGACCTCGATCCGGGTGAGATTGTCGTTGCCGGCGACCTCGCGTATTCGCGAGGCACCTCGACGTCGCGTTTCCGAAACCGTCGCACGGGACAGATCAGCAACCAGGCGGTCCGACATCTCGACATCCTCCGCCGCCAGCCCGACGGTCACTGGCTCATCTCACGACACATTCGAAACTCGGGTACGCCCACGCCTCGATGA
- a CDS encoding cation-translocating P-type ATPase, with amino-acid sequence MTAVHHQSVAVVAAALDVDPRRGLSETEARARLARAGRNELEAAPAAPAWRRFLAQFQDVLVLLLLAATAISTALWLYERDTALPYESIAILAVVLLNAAMGYIQEARAEAAVAALRAMSAAEATVVRDGERRRVPAAELVPGDVVLIEEGDTIPADARLVESTALQTAEAALTGESLPVSKDPAPLDADAPLGDRHDMVFSGTAATYGRGRAIVTATGMRTEMGHIAGLLKGTRDEATPLQRELDRTGKLLGLVVVVIAVVMIATIILVEDVRGFGAIVDVLILGVALAVAAVPEGLPAVVTAVLSIGVQRMARRNAVVRHLAAVETLGSASVIASDKTGTLTRNEMTVRVVATASGRVTFGGTGYAPLGEVTRDGGGPVDGALRHELERALAAADRANNAAVTERDGRWTVQGDPTEGALLVAARKAGLRADTLGARFPRVAEVPFSSERKLMSTVHRDTERAERVLVFTKGAPDVLLGRCTRELVGDDVRPLTPERRAEIARANEALAGEALRTLGVAARFLPSDALDGDGDPDPEIERDLAFAGLIGMIDPPRPEARQAVARARRAGVRPVMITGDHPRTASVIAQELGIADDDRVVTGAELEALPEAAREHTVRDVSVYARVAPEHKLRIVKALQRGGAIVAMTGDGVNDAPALKTADIGVAMGITGTDVSKEAADIVLADDDFATIVAAVEEGRAIFDNIRKFLRFLLSSNIGEVLTMFFGVLLAERIGLRTGGDGTVLPLLATQILWVNLLTDVAPALALGVDPADAGLMERPPRPAGERVITPRMWRGIAFVGVVTAAVTLLVLDASLPGGFVAGTGTVPYAQTMTFTTLVLAQLFNVFNARSDERSAFRRLFTNRWLWGSIGAALALQALVLYAPPLQRAFGTVPLGAGDWLRCVAAGSAVLWLREVAKLVGHRRV; translated from the coding sequence GTGACAGCAGTCCACCATCAGTCGGTGGCGGTCGTCGCCGCGGCGCTCGACGTCGATCCGCGCCGCGGCCTCTCCGAGACCGAGGCGCGGGCGCGGCTCGCGCGTGCGGGGCGCAACGAGCTGGAGGCGGCGCCGGCGGCACCGGCGTGGCGCCGATTCCTCGCGCAGTTCCAGGACGTGCTCGTGCTCCTGCTGCTCGCCGCGACCGCGATCTCGACGGCGCTCTGGCTCTACGAGCGCGACACCGCGCTGCCGTACGAGTCGATCGCGATCCTCGCCGTCGTGCTGCTCAACGCCGCGATGGGATACATACAGGAGGCGCGAGCGGAGGCGGCCGTGGCGGCACTGCGCGCGATGTCGGCGGCGGAAGCGACCGTGGTCCGTGATGGTGAGCGACGGCGCGTCCCCGCGGCGGAGCTCGTGCCCGGCGACGTCGTGCTCATCGAAGAGGGCGACACGATCCCCGCCGACGCGCGGCTCGTCGAGTCGACGGCGCTGCAGACCGCCGAAGCGGCGCTCACCGGCGAGAGCCTGCCAGTCTCGAAGGACCCCGCGCCGCTCGACGCGGACGCGCCGTTAGGCGACCGGCACGACATGGTGTTCAGCGGCACGGCGGCGACCTACGGGCGCGGCCGGGCCATCGTCACGGCGACCGGGATGCGCACCGAGATGGGGCACATCGCCGGCCTGCTGAAGGGGACGCGCGACGAGGCGACGCCGCTGCAGCGGGAGCTCGACCGCACGGGGAAGCTGCTCGGCCTCGTCGTCGTCGTCATCGCCGTGGTGATGATCGCGACCATCATCCTCGTCGAGGACGTGCGGGGGTTCGGAGCGATCGTCGACGTCCTCATCCTCGGCGTGGCGCTCGCGGTCGCCGCGGTGCCGGAGGGGCTGCCGGCGGTCGTCACGGCGGTGCTCTCCATCGGCGTGCAGCGCATGGCGCGGCGGAACGCGGTCGTCAGGCATCTCGCGGCCGTGGAGACGTTAGGCTCGGCGAGCGTGATCGCGTCGGACAAGACGGGGACGCTCACGCGCAACGAGATGACGGTACGGGTGGTGGCGACGGCGAGCGGCCGTGTGACGTTCGGCGGCACCGGCTACGCGCCACTCGGCGAGGTGACGCGGGACGGCGGCGGCCCGGTCGACGGCGCGCTCCGTCACGAGCTCGAGCGCGCGCTCGCCGCGGCCGATCGCGCGAACAACGCGGCGGTGACGGAGCGTGACGGACGGTGGACGGTACAGGGCGATCCGACCGAGGGCGCGCTGCTCGTCGCGGCGCGCAAGGCCGGGCTGCGCGCCGACACGTTAGGCGCGCGCTTCCCGCGCGTCGCCGAGGTGCCGTTCTCGTCCGAGCGGAAGCTCATGAGCACCGTGCACCGCGACACCGAGCGCGCCGAACGCGTGCTCGTCTTCACCAAGGGCGCGCCCGACGTGCTGCTCGGCCGGTGCACGCGCGAGCTGGTCGGAGACGACGTGCGGCCGCTCACGCCCGAGCGACGCGCCGAGATCGCCCGGGCCAACGAGGCGCTCGCCGGCGAAGCGCTCCGCACGCTCGGCGTCGCCGCGCGCTTCCTGCCGTCCGACGCCCTCGACGGGGATGGCGATCCGGACCCCGAGATCGAGCGGGACCTGGCGTTCGCGGGACTGATCGGGATGATCGACCCGCCCCGGCCCGAGGCGCGGCAGGCGGTCGCACGCGCGCGGCGCGCCGGTGTGCGGCCCGTCATGATCACCGGCGATCACCCACGCACGGCGTCGGTCATCGCGCAGGAGCTGGGCATCGCCGACGACGACCGCGTCGTGACGGGCGCGGAGCTGGAGGCGCTGCCCGAGGCGGCGCGCGAGCACACCGTGCGCGACGTCTCGGTGTATGCGCGCGTCGCCCCCGAGCACAAGCTCCGCATCGTGAAAGCGCTGCAACGCGGCGGGGCGATCGTCGCGATGACCGGCGACGGCGTGAACGACGCGCCGGCGCTCAAGACGGCCGACATCGGCGTCGCGATGGGCATCACCGGCACCGACGTGTCGAAGGAGGCGGCCGACATCGTGCTCGCCGACGACGACTTCGCGACGATCGTCGCCGCCGTCGAGGAGGGGCGCGCCATCTTCGACAACATCCGCAAGTTCCTGCGCTTCCTCCTGTCGTCGAACATCGGCGAAGTCCTCACGATGTTCTTCGGCGTCCTCCTCGCCGAGCGGATCGGGCTCCGCACCGGGGGCGACGGCACCGTGCTGCCGCTGCTCGCGACGCAGATCCTGTGGGTGAACCTGCTGACCGATGTCGCCCCGGCGCTGGCGTTAGGCGTGGACCCGGCGGACGCAGGTTTGATGGAGCGCCCGCCGCGGCCAGCAGGGGAGCGCGTCATCACGCCGCGGATGTGGCGCGGCATCGCGTTCGTCGGCGTGGTCACCGCGGCCGTCACGCTGCTCGTGCTCGACGCGTCGCTGCCGGGAGGCTTCGTCGCCGGCACGGGCACGGTGCCCTACGCGCAGACGATGACGTTCACCACACTCGTGCTGGCGCAGCTGTTCAACGTGTTCAACGCGCGGTCCGACGAGCGGAGCGCGTTCAGGCGTCTCTTCACGAACCGCTGGCTGTGGGGCTCGATCGGCGCGGCGCTCGCGCTGCAGGCGCTCGTGCTCTACGCGCCGCCGCTACAGCGCGCGTTCGGCACGGTACCGTTAGGCGCGGGCGACTGGCTGCGCTGCGTCGCGGCGGGGAGCGCGGTGCTCTGGCTTCGGGAGGTCGCCAAGCTCGTCGGTCATCGGCGGGTGTGA
- a CDS encoding MarR family winged helix-turn-helix transcriptional regulator, which produces MPKRRFETPPLLAFDLLLRTALELDLQLGQALRPAEVTPAQYNVLRILRDAGRQGTACSEIAERLVRPDPDVTRLLDRLEARGFVTRARDTEDRRVVLARITPEGLAVLDKHGAAIAALHAEQFSRLDADEFDTLGALLEKLHGGDR; this is translated from the coding sequence ATGCCGAAACGTCGATTCGAGACGCCGCCGTTGCTGGCGTTCGACCTGCTCCTGCGGACGGCGCTCGAGCTCGACCTGCAGCTCGGTCAGGCGCTCCGGCCGGCCGAGGTCACGCCGGCGCAGTACAACGTGCTCCGCATCCTGCGCGACGCGGGGCGGCAGGGCACGGCGTGCAGCGAGATCGCCGAGCGCCTCGTGCGCCCCGACCCGGACGTGACGCGGCTGCTCGATCGGCTCGAGGCGCGGGGGTTCGTCACCCGCGCGCGGGACACCGAGGACCGCCGCGTGGTGCTCGCCCGGATCACGCCCGAGGGGCTCGCCGTGCTCGACAAGCACGGCGCCGCGATCGCCGCGCTCCACGCGGAGCAGTTCAGCCGGCTCGACGCGGACGAGTTCGATACGCTCGGCGCGCTCCTCGAGAAGCTGCACGGCGGGGATCGCTGA
- a CDS encoding histidine phosphatase family protein, with the protein MQEIILVRHAAATGQDPAAALTGEGQRQAHMLADLLSPYRVQRVISSPFARATESIRPLCDRATLRLETDGRLVERVLSGRPLVDWRGHLRRSFEDLDYRLDGGESARAAQARGTSVVRSALASGALCVLVTHGNLLALILNSIDATVGFDVWSSLSNPDAFVVDVDNDGPTRFRRIWV; encoded by the coding sequence ATGCAAGAGATCATCCTCGTGCGGCACGCGGCCGCGACCGGCCAGGACCCGGCGGCAGCCCTCACCGGCGAGGGCCAACGCCAGGCGCACATGCTAGCCGACTTGCTGTCCCCCTATCGGGTTCAGCGAGTGATCTCGAGTCCGTTCGCTCGGGCAACCGAGTCGATCAGACCGCTCTGCGACCGCGCCACCCTGCGCCTGGAAACGGACGGTCGGTTGGTCGAGCGGGTGCTCAGCGGGCGACCGCTGGTGGATTGGCGCGGGCACCTGCGTCGGTCGTTCGAAGACCTGGACTATCGATTGGACGGTGGGGAATCCGCTCGAGCCGCGCAGGCGCGCGGGACCTCGGTCGTGCGGTCGGCCCTGGCGTCGGGGGCGCTGTGTGTGCTGGTGACACACGGCAACCTGCTGGCACTGATCCTGAACTCGATCGACGCCACGGTGGGCTTCGACGTCTGGTCGAGTCTCTCGAATCCTGATGCCTTCGTGGTCGACGTCGACAACGATGGGCCGACGCGATTCCGTCGAATCTGGGTGTGA
- a CDS encoding GNAT family N-acetyltransferase: MATLVALMQAFYAEADFPLSAGPAAHAFEALLSEPRLGGAWLAVEGAEAVGHVVLTVCFSMEYGGLRAFIDDLYVRPAARGRGAGAGLLAAARAGAAARGVRALHVEVGPGNAVARRLYARAGYVDSGHLLLSLALAAPVHAA; the protein is encoded by the coding sequence GTGGCCACCCTCGTGGCGCTCATGCAGGCCTTCTACGCCGAGGCGGACTTCCCGTTGTCGGCCGGGCCGGCCGCGCACGCCTTCGAGGCCTTGCTCTCCGAGCCGCGGCTCGGCGGGGCCTGGCTCGCCGTCGAGGGCGCCGAGGCGGTGGGGCACGTCGTGCTGACGGTGTGCTTCAGCATGGAGTACGGCGGGCTGCGGGCGTTCATCGACGACCTGTACGTGCGGCCTGCCGCGCGCGGCCGCGGCGCGGGCGCGGGCCTCCTGGCGGCGGCGCGGGCCGGGGCCGCCGCGCGGGGCGTCCGTGCGCTGCACGTCGAGGTCGGGCCGGGGAACGCGGTCGCGCGTCGGCTGTACGCACGTGCCGGGTACGTGGACAGCGGGCACCTCCTTTTGAGTCTTGCGCTCGCCGCTCCCGTGCACGCCGCCTAA
- a CDS encoding nuclear transport factor 2 family protein, with translation MAPPDPHRAVIDRYLAAYNGFNVPGMLEVLHPEVEFRNLAGGEVTAEAHGRAEFRALAERAVTLFRSRRQAVRGYRAEGERAWITVEYEGVLAADLGPELRAGDTLRLTGRSTFVFRDGLIAELVDES, from the coding sequence ATGGCTCCGCCCGACCCGCACCGCGCGGTGATCGACCGCTACCTGGCCGCGTACAACGGCTTCAACGTCCCGGGCATGCTCGAGGTCCTGCACCCGGAGGTGGAGTTCCGGAACCTTGCCGGCGGCGAGGTGACGGCGGAGGCACACGGCCGCGCGGAGTTCCGCGCGCTGGCCGAGCGCGCCGTCACGCTCTTCCGCAGCCGGCGGCAGGCGGTGCGCGGGTACCGAGCGGAGGGAGAGCGGGCGTGGATTACTGTCGAGTACGAGGGCGTGCTCGCGGCCGACCTCGGCCCGGAGCTGCGGGCGGGCGACACGCTCCGTCTGACCGGGCGCTCAACCTTCGTGTTCCGTGACGGACTGATCGCGGAGCTGGTCGACGAGAGCTGA
- a CDS encoding DUF2255 family protein, with the protein MANTPRFPESDVQALDRASILGVRSGTSHKHTGVWVVVVEGRVFVRSWNDKPTGWYRALRAEPRGTIAFGGRRGVDAREIAVRARPVRSTRLRAAVTAAYARKYRTPASQQWVRGFAEPAREATTLELVPAE; encoded by the coding sequence ATGGCCAACACCCCACGGTTCCCCGAATCGGACGTGCAAGCACTCGACCGGGCGTCGATCCTCGGCGTGCGCTCGGGGACGTCGCACAAGCACACGGGCGTCTGGGTCGTCGTCGTCGAGGGTCGTGTGTTCGTGCGCTCCTGGAACGACAAGCCGACCGGGTGGTATCGCGCGCTGCGAGCGGAGCCGCGCGGCACGATCGCGTTCGGCGGACGGCGCGGGGTCGACGCGCGCGAGATCGCGGTCCGCGCCCGGCCGGTGCGCAGCACGCGCCTCCGGGCAGCGGTGACGGCGGCGTACGCCCGGAAGTACCGGACGCCGGCGTCGCAGCAGTGGGTGCGCGGGTTCGCCGAGCCGGCGCGAGAGGCGACGACGCTCGAGCTGGTCCCGGCGGAGTAG
- a CDS encoding amidohydrolase encodes MPGPSDELLATLEGIYRDIHAHPELSMQEHRTSGIAASWLRERGYEVTEGVGGTGVVGVLRNGDGATVLARADMDALPIRESTGLPYASQATGTDRFGQTTYISHACGHDMHVAWLLGATEILARNRDAWHGTLMAVFQPGEETGQGARAMIEDGMVQRFPKPDVTLAQHVMPLSAGQIGWRAGTMLSAGDSWEVTLFGRGAHGSMPQKSVDPVVMAASAVMRLQAVVSREVAMTDSAVVTVGTLSAGMNENVIPDRALLRLNVRTFKAEVRTRVLAAIRCILEAEAAASGAPKSPEFSVLSEFPLTHNDEAATRRVVAALAARFGEARVHEITPATASEDFGLFGTAWNVPTVFWVIGGIDPATYERARAAGTLDQLPANHAPDFAPVIDPTLRTGIEAMLAAVGAWTGATDAGPTLGPTLGPT; translated from the coding sequence TTGCCCGGACCGTCCGATGAGCTGCTCGCAACGCTCGAGGGCATCTACCGCGACATTCACGCGCATCCCGAGCTCTCCATGCAGGAGCATCGCACGTCGGGCATCGCCGCCTCGTGGCTACGCGAGCGTGGCTACGAGGTGACCGAGGGCGTCGGCGGCACTGGCGTGGTGGGCGTGCTGCGCAACGGCGACGGAGCGACCGTTCTGGCCCGCGCCGACATGGACGCGCTCCCGATCCGCGAGAGCACCGGGCTGCCCTACGCGAGCCAGGCGACGGGCACGGATCGCTTCGGACAGACGACGTACATCAGCCACGCCTGCGGGCACGACATGCACGTGGCGTGGCTGCTCGGCGCGACCGAGATCCTCGCGCGCAACCGCGATGCCTGGCACGGCACGCTCATGGCCGTCTTCCAGCCTGGTGAGGAGACCGGGCAGGGCGCCCGCGCGATGATCGAGGACGGGATGGTGCAGCGATTCCCGAAGCCCGACGTCACGCTCGCCCAGCACGTGATGCCGCTCTCCGCCGGCCAGATCGGCTGGCGTGCCGGCACCATGCTGTCGGCGGGCGACAGTTGGGAGGTGACGCTGTTCGGTCGTGGCGCGCACGGCTCGATGCCGCAGAAGAGCGTCGACCCGGTCGTGATGGCGGCATCGGCGGTGATGCGCCTGCAGGCCGTCGTGTCGCGCGAGGTGGCGATGACCGATTCGGCCGTGGTGACCGTCGGCACGCTGAGCGCGGGGATGAACGAGAACGTGATCCCGGATCGTGCGCTCCTCCGGCTGAACGTGCGGACGTTCAAGGCGGAGGTGCGCACGCGCGTGCTCGCGGCGATCCGCTGCATTCTGGAAGCGGAAGCCGCCGCCTCGGGGGCGCCCAAGTCGCCGGAGTTCTCGGTGCTCAGCGAGTTCCCGCTCACGCACAACGACGAGGCGGCGACGCGGCGCGTGGTGGCCGCACTGGCGGCGCGGTTCGGCGAGGCGCGCGTGCACGAGATCACGCCCGCGACGGCGAGCGAGGACTTCGGGCTGTTCGGCACCGCGTGGAACGTCCCGACGGTGTTCTGGGTGATCGGCGGCATCGACCCCGCCACGTACGAGCGGGCGCGGGCGGCCGGCACGCTCGACCAGCTGCCGGCCAACCACGCGCCGGATTTCGCGCCGGTGATCGATCCCACGCTGCGTACCGGCATCGAAGCGATGCTCGCGGCCGTGGGCGCGTGGACGGGCGCCACGGATGCCGGTCCGACACTCGGTCCGACACTCGGTCCCACATGA
- a CDS encoding YdeI/OmpD-associated family protein has translation MAPASDYPIVLFADRTAFRAWLAAHHASQPGLWLRIAKADSPLRSVTYAEALDLALCFGWIDGQKRSYDADSFLQKFTPRQKRSPWSKRNREHVERLLAAGEMHAAGLAAVDAAKADGRWDRAYDSPGTVTVPADFQAALAEHPEAKAFFETLKGAHRYSILYRIQTAVKAETRARRIAEFIAMLQRRETLHP, from the coding sequence GTGGCACCCGCGTCCGACTACCCGATCGTTCTCTTCGCTGACCGCACCGCGTTCCGAGCGTGGCTCGCCGCGCATCACGCCTCACAGCCAGGTCTCTGGCTACGGATTGCGAAGGCCGACTCGCCCCTCCGATCCGTCACCTATGCCGAAGCGCTCGATCTCGCGCTCTGCTTCGGCTGGATCGACGGACAGAAACGGAGCTACGATGCGGATTCCTTCCTCCAGAAGTTCACCCCTCGGCAGAAGCGGAGTCCCTGGTCGAAGCGGAACCGCGAGCACGTGGAGCGGCTGCTCGCAGCGGGCGAGATGCACGCCGCGGGACTGGCGGCCGTCGACGCAGCGAAGGCGGACGGTCGGTGGGACCGCGCCTATGATTCACCGGGCACGGTGACGGTGCCGGCGGACTTCCAAGCGGCACTCGCCGAGCATCCGGAGGCGAAGGCCTTCTTCGAGACGTTGAAGGGCGCGCACCGATACAGCATCCTCTACCGGATCCAGACCGCCGTGAAAGCCGAGACGAGAGCGCGCCGGATCGCCGAGTTCATCGCGATGCTTCAGCGAAGGGAGACACTGCATCCGTAG
- a CDS encoding YrdB family protein has product MAAAKAANLALRFLLELAALASLGYWGGTAPTGAAAQTALAVGLPLAAAVFWGMFVAPRARVVLPTGARMALGLLVLAGAALALGDRGHGRLGLGFAGLALLNAALMLRWRQDHIIRRGAA; this is encoded by the coding sequence ATGGCAGCCGCCAAGGCCGCGAACCTCGCCCTCCGCTTCCTCCTCGAGCTGGCCGCCCTGGCCTCGCTAGGGTACTGGGGCGGGACGGCACCCACCGGCGCCGCCGCGCAGACGGCGCTTGCGGTCGGGCTGCCGCTGGCCGCGGCGGTGTTCTGGGGTATGTTCGTCGCGCCGCGGGCCCGGGTGGTGCTGCCGACCGGCGCGCGGATGGCGCTCGGGCTGCTGGTGCTTGCGGGCGCGGCGCTGGCGCTCGGCGACCGGGGCCACGGGCGGCTCGGTCTCGGGTTCGCCGGGCTGGCGCTGCTGAATGCGGCACTCATGCTGCGGTGGCGGCAGGACCACATCATCCGGCGCGGTGCGGCCTAA
- a CDS encoding GNAT family N-acetyltransferase — MTLALLHVRAFQETHGGGPSVAVRQAQWEAILGRADAQDFTFLVEDADGRLVAFARGAPHDGGVPGFGGELNKIYVLRRHQGHGLGRLLVRRVAERFLSLGVRSMLLFGDARSRSNGFYEHLHAERLCSAGGEFHGGYGWRDLATVTVDCGTVGSDAQRDPPTPAA; from the coding sequence GTGACCCTCGCGCTCCTCCACGTCCGCGCGTTCCAGGAGACGCACGGCGGCGGTCCCAGCGTCGCCGTACGCCAGGCCCAGTGGGAAGCGATCCTCGGCCGGGCCGACGCGCAGGATTTCACGTTCCTCGTCGAGGACGCCGACGGCAGGCTGGTGGCCTTCGCCCGCGGAGCTCCGCACGACGGCGGCGTGCCCGGGTTCGGGGGCGAGCTGAACAAGATCTACGTGCTGAGGCGGCACCAGGGGCACGGACTTGGGCGGCTTCTCGTTCGGCGAGTGGCTGAGCGCTTCCTGAGTCTCGGGGTGCGCTCGATGCTGCTGTTTGGCGACGCGCGGAGTCGATCCAACGGGTTCTACGAGCACCTGCACGCCGAGCGGTTGTGTTCCGCGGGCGGCGAGTTTCACGGGGGCTACGGGTGGCGCGATCTCGCGACCGTGACGGTGGATTGTGGGACCGTGGGATCGGACGCCCAGCGGGATCCGCCGACACCGGCTGCCTAA
- a CDS encoding trimeric intracellular cation channel family protein produces MLEPRIGLPLAPREVDALLARTAVVLDWVGTLAFALSGGMLGVRKGFDLFGVLFLSFVVSVAGGMMRDVLIGATPPAAMREIHYFAISMSAGVITFYWAQQIALWQRPILLVDAIGLALFAVVGAQKAVVYGIHPAMAALMGMLTGIGGGMVRDVLARDTPFVLRSDLYAVAALAGGVVVAIGHAIHGPPTLYTLLGAAVCLFLRLMAIYRGWRAPLPRATRDQTP; encoded by the coding sequence ATGCTCGAGCCGAGGATCGGACTGCCGCTCGCGCCGCGTGAGGTCGACGCGCTGCTCGCGCGCACGGCCGTGGTGCTGGACTGGGTCGGGACGCTCGCGTTCGCGCTGAGCGGCGGGATGCTCGGCGTGCGCAAGGGGTTCGACCTGTTCGGCGTGCTGTTTCTCTCGTTCGTCGTGTCGGTGGCGGGCGGGATGATGCGCGACGTCCTGATCGGCGCCACGCCGCCCGCCGCGATGCGGGAGATTCACTACTTCGCCATCTCGATGTCCGCCGGGGTGATCACGTTCTACTGGGCGCAGCAGATCGCGCTGTGGCAGCGGCCGATTCTGCTCGTCGACGCGATCGGCCTCGCGCTGTTCGCGGTCGTCGGCGCGCAGAAGGCGGTCGTGTACGGCATTCATCCGGCGATGGCCGCGTTGATGGGCATGCTCACGGGCATCGGGGGCGGGATGGTGCGCGACGTGCTCGCCCGCGACACGCCGTTCGTGCTTCGGAGCGACCTGTACGCGGTCGCGGCGCTCGCGGGCGGCGTGGTCGTCGCGATCGGCCACGCCATCCACGGCCCGCCGACGCTCTACACGCTGCTCGGAGCGGCGGTCTGCCTGTTTCTCCGCCTCATGGCCATCTACCGCGGCTGGCGGGCGCCGCTGCCGCGCGCGACGCGCGATCAGACGCCGTGA
- a CDS encoding ASCH domain-containing protein, with product MQFLEPLRDRIRRGEITTTVRLWQRPHVRVGGRYALRPGAVVVTKIAEVSLADITPDLARASGFAGLVDLLKVAKHGPGRRVFVVEFRYEADPPVQSRARP from the coding sequence ATGCAATTCTTGGAACCACTTCGGGATCGTATCCGCCGCGGCGAGATCACCACGACCGTTCGCCTGTGGCAGCGCCCTCACGTGAGGGTCGGCGGTCGCTATGCGTTGCGGCCCGGGGCGGTCGTCGTGACCAAGATTGCCGAGGTGTCCCTGGCTGACATAACACCCGATCTCGCCCGGGCTTCCGGATTCGCGGGGCTCGTTGATCTACTGAAGGTGGCCAAGCATGGGCCCGGGCGGCGCGTGTTCGTGGTAGAGTTTCGCTATGAGGCCGACCCGCCAGTGCAATCTCGGGCGCGGCCCTAG
- a CDS encoding NADPH-dependent FMN reductase, translating to MTMFTVGYFVGSLARASINRKLALALTRLAPPELALREIPIGDLPLYSYDYDADYPPPARALKDAIAAVDAVLFVTPEYNRSIPGALKNAIDWASRPWGKNSFTRKPSAVIGTSPGKIGTAVGQQHLRSIMAFCNSPLFNAIEAYIQFEPGLIGDDGEVTNKSTAEFLRNYLAEFHAYITRVYTALPRGGG from the coding sequence ATCACCATGTTCACGGTCGGCTACTTCGTCGGCAGCCTCGCGCGAGCGTCGATCAATCGCAAGCTCGCGCTCGCCCTCACGCGTCTCGCGCCGCCGGAGCTCGCCCTGCGCGAGATCCCGATCGGCGACCTGCCGCTGTACAGCTACGACTACGACGCCGACTACCCGCCGCCGGCGCGCGCGCTCAAGGACGCCATCGCCGCCGTGGACGCGGTGCTGTTCGTGACCCCCGAGTACAATCGCTCGATCCCGGGTGCGCTCAAGAACGCCATCGACTGGGCCAGCCGGCCATGGGGCAAGAACTCCTTCACCCGAAAGCCGTCGGCCGTGATCGGCACGTCGCCCGGCAAGATCGGCACGGCGGTCGGCCAGCAGCACCTTCGCAGCATCATGGCCTTCTGCAACTCGCCGCTGTTCAACGCCATCGAGGCGTACATCCAGTTCGAGCCGGGGCTCATCGGCGACGACGGCGAGGTGACGAACAAGTCCACCGCCGAGTTCCTGCGCAACTATCTGGCGGAGTTCCACGCCTACATCACACGCGTCTACACCGCCCTGCCGCGCGGAGGCGGGTGA
- a CDS encoding ClpX C4-type zinc finger protein codes for MHSRKGGSVANTTERVRRFAHRVPCCRVCRLPSAEGRRLIAGPSVYICESCIASIATRESAAGTAKRCSFCGRRDVPIPSAWPSLAICAACLELARGILAEGDRRSRPAT; via the coding sequence ATGCATTCTCGGAAAGGAGGGTCTGTGGCAAACACTACTGAGCGGGTCCGTCGCTTCGCGCATCGCGTCCCCTGCTGTCGCGTCTGCCGCCTGCCCAGCGCCGAAGGTCGGCGGCTGATCGCCGGCCCCAGCGTCTACATCTGTGAGTCATGTATCGCCTCGATCGCCACCCGAGAGTCGGCGGCCGGCACCGCCAAGCGGTGCTCGTTCTGCGGGCGGCGCGACGTGCCGATCCCGAGTGCGTGGCCGTCACTCGCCATCTGTGCGGCATGCCTCGAACTCGCACGCGGCATTCTGGCCGAGGGCGATCGGCGTTCACGACCCGCCACCTAA